In one window of Miscanthus floridulus cultivar M001 chromosome 12, ASM1932011v1, whole genome shotgun sequence DNA:
- the LOC136498571 gene encoding uncharacterized protein, with translation MDEWRCRRHPPLPGGGVCPHCLRDRLLRLCPDCACPRPCACSHSCATSPSSSSSGASALGRVHSLIEREHRVARSRSVAAHGAVGVGGDQRRPKSGVWGWVSFRKPPPPPPPASAAGCRDVEQEYDDAVALARSRSVSTTAAAAAVPEVKGAPNKAARWGRLIPGKIKALRSRKPRPAGDWRDSVR, from the coding sequence ATGGACGAGTGGCGCTGCCGGAGGCACCCGCCGCTGCCCGGCGGCGGCGTGTGCCCGCACTGCCTCCGCGAccgcctcctccgcctgtgcccCGACTGCGCCTGCCCGCGGCCCTGCGCCTGCTCACATTCCTGCGCGAcgtccccttcctcctcgtcctccggcGCCAGCGCGCTCGGCCGGGTCCACAGCCTCATTGAGCGGGAGCACCGGGTCGCGCGCTCGCGCTCCGTCGCCGCGCACGGAgccgtcggcgtcggcggcgacCAGCGGCGGCCCAAGTCCGGGGTGTGGGGCTGGGTGTCGTTCCggaagccgccgccaccgccaccgccagccTCGGCCGCGGGGTGCAGGGACGtggagcaggagtacgacgacgCGGTGGCATTGGCGAGGTCGAGGTCGGTGTCaacgacagcggcggcggcggcagtcccGGAGGTCAAGGGGGCGCCTAATAAGGCGGCACGGTGGGGGAGGCTCATCCCAGGGAAGATCAAGGCGCTGCGGAGCCGGAAGCCCCGCCCCGCCGGCGATTGGCGGGACAGCGTGAGATGA
- the LOC136498503 gene encoding uncharacterized protein has translation MDSFCVHIPATAPAEVAAQLADAAAAGHDDEKLRRALVGGGAAKAAAALLLALSSRSLPAGGVFLRGGTALLCAYYAVLAAVALFGGLEVAVGFWVAGDPDRRRGWGRRVIWVSVVPLVVVAGFGGFVMLK, from the coding sequence ATGGACTCGTTCTGCGTCCACATCCCCGCCACGGCGCCGGCGGAGGTGGCGGCGCAGCTGGCGGACGCCGCGGCAGCCGGGCACGACGACGAGAAGCTCCGGCGGGCCCTGGTAGGCGGCGGCGCCGCCAAGGCCGCGGCCGCGCTCCTCCTCGCGCTCTCCTCCAGGTCCCTGCCGGCCGGCGGCGTGTTCCTCCGCGGCGGCACCGCGCTGCTCTGCGCCTACTACGCGGTTCTCGCCGCCGTCGCGCTCTTCGGGGGGCTCGAGGTGGCCGTGGGGTTCTGGGTCGCGGGGGACCCGGACCGCCGCCGCGGCTGGGGCAGGCGGGTCATCTGGGTGTCCGTCGTTCCACTGGTCGTCGTCGCCGGATTCGGTGGTTTCGTCATGCTGAAGTGA